In Zonotrichia leucophrys gambelii isolate GWCS_2022_RI chromosome 27, RI_Zleu_2.0, whole genome shotgun sequence, the genomic window GGGGGTGCCCCGTGGGGTGGAGAGTGGGCACTGCCCCTGGGACTGGGGGCTCCATGGGCCaggaggtgtccccagggctgggtgggtcTGTGAGaccagcactgtccccagggccgGGGGGTCTCTGTGGGCCaggaggtgtccccagggctggggggctccataagctgagggcacaggaggCTTTGAGCTCTCCAGCCTGAAGGACCAGCACAAGTCCCCTGGGATGTGAAGAACCACCAAATTTGTGGCTTCCTGGGGCACTGGTGTTGCTGTTGGGGGTCCATGcacccccagctcagcaggacaCCCCTGCCCCATTCCCCCAGCGTGGACCCCAATGACCAGAAGAAGACAGCCTGCTACGACATCGACGTGGAGGTGGACGATCCCCTCAAGGCCCAGATGAGCAATTTCCTGGCCTCCACCACCAACCAGCAGGAAATCGCCTCCCTGGATGCCAAGgtgggaggggacactgccaggggacagctgtgtcctggggggggacacagctcctctgacccctgtcacctccccagaTCCACGAGACCATCGAGTCCATCAACCAGCTGAAGACACAGAGGGATTTCATGCTGAGCTTCAGCAACAACCCCCAGGATTTCATCCAGGAGTGGATCAAATCCCAGAGGAGGGACCTCAAGGTAGAGGGGAACAATTCTGGGggagtttaggttggatattgggagaAATGTCTTCTGGAAGGGGTTGTCCAGCcaagggcagtggtggagtctcCGTGCTTGGAGGGGTTCAGAACCATggatgtggcccttggggacatggggcactGGTGAACGTGGTGGAAGTGGTGTTGGGCTAAGAGTggaaggttttttccaaccctAACAATTCCATAATTCTGAAGCCTTGGGGCTGGGCAGAatggggggctgggagggatctGGGTTCCTCATGGAGCTCAGGGAGGGGTCTGGGTTTATCCTGTAGCTCAGGGAAGAGTCTGGGTccatcctggagctcagggaaaggGTCTGGGTccatcctggagctcagggagggaTTTGTGTCCATCTTGGAGCTCAGGGAAAGGTCTGGGTCTATCCTGGTGTTCAGGGATCCATGGGTCCCTCATGGatccctcctggagctcagggagggctctgggtCCCTTGTGGACCTCAGGGAAAGGTTTGGCTCCATCCTGGAGCTCGGGGAGGGCTCTGGGTCCCTCACTCCCGCTGCCCTGTCCCGTTCGGGTCAGATCATCACAGATGTGATCGGGAACCCCGAGGAGGAGCGGCGGGCCGAGTTCTACCAGCAGCCGTGGGCGCAGGAGGCCGTGGGCAGACACATCTTTGCCAAGGTGAGCTCGGGGGTGGGGACGAGGTCGGGATGGCGGTGACGGCGCCCCGGGAGCCCGGGCAGcgccccctgtccctccctgacCGCCACCGTGTCCCCAGGTCCAGCAGCGCCGGCAGGAACTGGAACAAGTGCTCGGGATCCGCCTGACCTAGGGCTGCCCGAGCCGGACGGTACCGACTGGAAGCCACAGCACTTGCACAAAGCCCGATGTGCCTGGAGGGATGGGCGGGAACCCCCCGGGgctggagcactgcagagccccCGCTCCCCCCAGGCCCCCGCAGCGCCTCCTCCGCTTTGCATCGcgccccttcccttccccaaaaacacccccgGAGCCGGGAAGCGCTGCCCgagcccaggggaggagctgccagccccagccgaGCCCCgcaggccctgccctgcccctcttctACCAACCAAAGTTCGTCATTCCAAACGCCAGCTCCCCCACCCCGACGTTTTGCACTATTTTTGTGAACAGGTTttatataaaaagcaaaaaaaaaaaaaaacacgaaaaaagaaaaaaaaggcagcgTTTTGTACAGTGGGTTTGTATTTGatgaattaattaatatattgaTTGAGTTCCTCTTCCTgcactgggctctgcaggggctcagcgaggctcccagggctgctctggggataTGGAACCGAGGGCTGGGGCTCATTTTGTGACAATCAGTTTATTCCTTCCCCCCGTCCTGCTGTTCTACAGAATTCCATAATTAACCACTTGACTTGACGAGgtttgggggcagaggggctggctctgccccaggagcctgtgggggcacaggggcaccaAGAACTGGAGATACTGGGTGGAGGGAGGGGACCAGGGGgcagtgccaccactgccaccccACTCAAGTGCCTTTGCCCCCCTGCAGGCTCCGGGTGGGGGGGCGTTTACAGATTCCCAGGGTTGGGCTCAGgggttcctgctctgcctcttgtGTAACCAGTTTTTGTCTATTTTGGATCTTTTCTAATAAAAGCAGttagcagcagctctgtggggtgtgtgctgtgtcctgcagcccccaccccattcccaaatcaGTCCTCAACTCAGCACCCAGGcctggccacagcagctctttattgacagcacagagggagcagctccagcctcactgTTACTTCCACAGCTTCTTGATGGACATGTTCTTCTCACTGTCCTTCTGCATCACCTGGGGGGAGGAAATGGGGGTGGGTCCATTCGGTGCCCAAATTGGGTTTCAATTatcccaaaaacatcccaagaCCACAGGGAGGGTTCAGCAGCCTCTCCCATGTCACTCCTGTGGTGACAACCCCCTTGTCTGTGCCCCTGGCAAACAGACAGGACCCTTTgtgcccccagtgtcacctctccCCTGGCACCCACCTTGGCCACGGCCATCTCGAAGTCCTCCTGCGTGACGTGCACTCTCCTCTCCCTCAGTGCGTACATCCCAGCCTCTGTGCACACACCCTGAGGGGACAGAAGGGAGCATCAGCCAGTGCCCCCCGTGGCAGCCCCAAGTCCCCAGCGTCCCCGGCTCACCTTCACCTCAGCCCCCGAGGCCCCCGGCATCAGCTCCGCGATTTTGCGCAGGTTGATGCCCCGGGTCAGGTTCATCTTCCGCGAGTGGATCTTGAGGATGTCCAGGcgggcctggagcagggcacagggagggttGGAGCCCgggaatggctcccagggacagggtggggacagcagggggtGGCTCTGGTACCTCCTCGTTGGGAGGGGGGAATTCGATTTTCCTGTCGATGCGGCCGGGGCGCAGCAAGGCCGAGTCCAGGATGTCGATCCTGTTGGTGGCCATGATCAcctgcacaggggacagggggacagctgTCACCACCCCGGGCACCGCAGGGCTGGCAGGCACAACCCCACACAGGGCCAGCCCCTCTACCTTGATGTTCTTGGTGGCCTCGAAGCCGTCGAGCTGGTTGAGGAGCTCGAGCATGGTGCGCTGCACCTCGCTGTCGCCGCCGGAGCCGCCCTCCAGGCGGGAGGAGCCGATGGAGTCGATCTCGTCCATGAAGATGATGGAGGGCGCGTGCTCCCGCGCCATCACAAACAGCTCCCGCACCATGCGGGCCCCTGCGGGCAcgggctcagcctggcacagctggcaccgAGCCCACgctgccccaggagccccaCAGCCACCCAGGTACTGCTGTagtttggttttattctttgtaaTACTTCgaagtagttttgttttgtatccccgtatttttcccaaattgtTTATCCCAGACTGTACCCCCCTCCCTTTACCTGTGTAATCCCTCTCCCTGGATGAgatcacccccaaacccccaccctgGCTCTCTGGCAATCACTCAacatcccatcccctccatctaGAAGCTTCTGTCCAGGTCCTCGAGTGATCAGTCAGaagccagggctcagccccccAAGCCTTACAAAGAGTGTGTTAAAGCTCTACACAACAAAAATCTAAGAACTTTATGACTCCCTCCCCATTAACAGGCTAACCTATATTTAAATAGCAGAATTAACGCTGTCCTAAATGTCCATTCCCCAGTACCCATCCCTCAGGGTCACTTATTGGTCAGTAAATGTTCTCTACTCTGGGTTTCCACCTCCCTTTAAATGTAACCTTGGCACATCTCCAGGCTCTCAGCAGAACCCCCTGAGGTGTAGGGGCTCCTTTGGGACTCCCAGAATAAAAGCTTGGATTAACCCCTGCTAAGAGTTGGCCCTTTATCTTCTACCGATGTCTCTGGTGTCTGTTCTGCTGCAAAGGTgaccagcctggctgccctcagtaCCCTTGGGGCACAAGAGAGGGGAGTCGGGGCTGCCCCCTGGTGTCTGCTGAGTTGGGGCTGGTCAAAGGTCCCTGAGAGGCTCCCAGAGGGACACAGACACGCTGCCATCCCTGAGGTGCTCACTGAGTTACAGGGACAGAGTGCCATCCCTGACAGTCTCACAGAAGGACACAGACTCAGTGCCATCCCTGAGGGGCTCACAGAGTTACAGGACACAGTGCCATCCCTCAGAGGctcacagagggacagggacacggtgccatCCCTGACAGTCTCACAGAGGAACAGGGACAGTACCTTCCCCGATGAACTTCTGCACGAGCTCGGAGCCGGACACACGGATGAAGGTGCAGTCGGTGTGATGGGCCACAGCCCGTGCCAGCAGCGTCTTCCCCGTGCCGGGGGGGCCGTAGAGCAGCACCCCCTGAAACGGGCACAGAGCCCCTCAGAGCCTGcccggggcacagcccagcccagcccagggcccccAGTGCAGCACTTGCCTTGGGCTGGGCGATGCCCAGAGCCTCAAAGAGCTCCGGGTGCTTCACGGGCAGCTCGATGACCTCCTTGATCTCCTTGATCTGCTTGTCCAGGCCCCCGATCATCTCGTAGGTGGAGTCTGGGACCTTCTCCACCATCATGAGGGACACCAGCGGGTCCACCTTGTTGGGCAGGATCTTGTGCAAGGTGTAGCTGTCGTTGCGGAGGGCCACGCGGCAGTTGGGGgtcacctgtggggacagcacacaggggagtgtccctgctggccctggggtgtccctgccagaGCCTGGAGTGTCCCTGCTGGCCCCCCAGCACTCACATCATTGATGTCAATGTTCTTGTCCACATCCACCACAAACTTCCCCTCTGGGTGCACCTGTAAAGGAGGAAAGAGCCCCAGGAGTCATTTCCCTAGGAATTCGCTgctgagggacatggggatgcctgggaggaaccaggagctccaAGGCcactggggcagccccaggcccagcagagCCATCCCAATGAGCTCCTCTGCACCAGGAGCTcccaccccatgtccccaagctgtcccatcccctggggacacggggctgtcccccagcccagctctgtcccctcatACCTTGACCAGCACCTTCTTCTTGTCCATGGCTCTCACCACCTCTCCCACGTaggatccctgctcctgcagcagctgcagctcctcccgcaGCAGCCGCACTGCGGAGGGACAGCTCAGCTCCAGAACCACCAGGCCCAGCCTGGAGgccccaaagcccagcccagagcccccaaaCCAGAGCACCGAGGCCCAGTCCAGAGCCCCTCAGGACCAGCCTGAAGATCCCAGGCCCAGTCCAAAGCCCCCAAAGTCCAGTCCATAACCCCTCagacccagcccagagccccccaagcCCAGCCCAGAATCCTccaaagcccagcccagggcccccCCAAAGCCCAACCTAGAGCCCTCAAGGCCAGCCCAGAATCCTccaaagcccagcccagagcccctcaggcCCTGCCTAGAGcccccaaagcccagcccagagcctccCAAAGGCCCTCGGCCCAGCCCAGACCCCCGAAGCCCCGCTCAGAACTCCTCAGGCCCAGCCTAGAGCCTCCAAAGCCCAGTCCAGAACCCACAAAACCCAGCTCAGAGCACCCAGACCCAGCCCAGAAtccccaaagcccagcccagggcagcaggaggagctgcagcccctaCCCTTGGCGTTGAGCTCGttcctctgtgcctgcagccgCCGCAGGTTCTGGCTCTTCTCGTTCACTatgagctgcagggaaaggctctGCTGAGCAACCTCGGGCTCAGGcacacccagcacagggaaatgtggagtggtttgggttggaaaagatctcaaAGCTCATTGCATCCCAGCCctaccatggcagggacaccttccactatcccaggctgctccaaccctgtccaacctggccttgggcactaCCAGGCATCCAGGGgaagccccagctgtgccagggcctgcccaccctcccagagaacaattcctaattcccagtatcccatccagccctgctctctggcagctgggacagggacaggagcacacccagctcagagcacagccccagctcgtgaccccacagcccccagggaggGTCCTGCCTGCCCAAAGCCCTGGCacacggacagggacacgggcacACCACCCATCCCGATGCCCCCCGCAGCTGtgctcacctgcagctcctcgATCTTGGACAGGTAATACTGCCGGAGCCCCGAGCCGCCCTTCCCGTCGTCCATCTCCAtctgggacagcagagctcagcGCCGCCGAGCTCGGGGCAGCCGCGCCGGGCCCCGGTTCCCCTATCACCACCGCCGGGCCGGCTCCTGGctcctcttttcccccctcccatCTCTTACCCAGTTCCCAGTTCCCTGTCCCGagtgtcccttccctcccctcatCCCTGCCCGACACCCCCGAGCCGAGTCCTGCGTCCCccaggtgcccacagcagcctcagctcccgTTCCCCTGCGAGTCCCCCGGTCCCAATCCCGCTCCCGGTCTCAATCTCGATCCCATCCCGGTCCCGGTCTCAGTCCCGTCCGGTCTCTCAGGCACCGCCGCTTTCCCCAGACCCGCCGAGTCATGCCGCTGCCAGGCCCCGAGCAGCCCCAGCCGCAGCACAGCCCggggcagccctgagcaacCCGAGTGCCTCCCCGAGCTCCGCCGGttcccccagcccggcccagcccacGGCACCTGCTCGGGCCCGTCCAGCGCCATCTTCTCCGCCGGCATCGGGCCCCAACAAAGATGGCGGCCGCCGCTTTCCGCTGCCCGGCTCTGCCGCCCGGATTGATAGCGTCACGTCCTCTTCCGGAAAAACACCCCGGGCGAGGCAGTGGGCATGCGCAATACCACATGTCGGGGCTGCGCTGCCATCTTGAAGTGGTCGAAGGTGATGTGACCGTGGGTGAAGCACCGAGGGGACGGACAGGGGTGTGATGGCGGCACCGAGCGGGCCCGTTATTGTTCACCGCACTTCCGAGGGACCCGTTATCCTTCCCCATCTTCCGCCCACAGGCGGCGGAGGAGGGGTGTGCCACTCCCAAAATGGCggccagagcaggaggaagcgGAAGCTGAGTGTGCGCGCAGGGCACGCCGGGAAGGCGGTGCGGGCACGCGGCGGGACCGGGATCAGGACCGGGATCGGGGTTTGGATCAGGGGCAGGGTCTGGATCGGGGTCGGGCGGGGGGAAGGGGGTACGGGGGTTTCAGGGCCGAGGGATGTTGAGCCCGGGTGTTCGGAGGGTTCAGgagagcggcggggccgggatgCGCCGCGGGGGCAGCGGGTGCGGGTGGGCCTGAGGGGGCAATGGCGGGAGCGGTGAGGGGCGCTGGGGGGGCAATGACGGAGGAACTGGAGGGAgaactgggagggcactgggagaggaACTGGAGAGGCACTGGGGGGGCACTGGAGTGGCATTGGGAGGGCACCGAGGGGAGGAAATGGAAGGGCACTGGGTGCGGGTTGTGGGAGGGTACtaggagggcactgggagggcagtgaaggaggagctgaaggggtactgggagggcactgggggaaGAACTGCAGGGGCATTGGGGGTACTGGGAGAGCAGTGAGGGCGGAactggaggggcactgggagggcactgggggaggtactggaggggcactgggagggcactgggggagGAACTGCAGGGGcactgggggtactgggagggcagtgagggtggaactggaggggcactgggaggggactgggagagGGACTGGAGGGGTACTGGGAGGGCAGTGAGGGTGGAactggaggggcactgggagggtACTGGGAGAGGGACTggaggagcactgggagggtaCTGGGGGAGGTactggaggggcactgggagggcagtgaaggaggagctggaggggcactgggggatGTCATGGGGACCACtgagacagagctgcagagacACAGGGGCCACTGGATGACACTGAGGGAACACATAGAGAGGCCGGGGCTCCTCGGGGTCCCCAGGCCCCCCCTCAGCCCCGTGTGTCCCCCCAGGCCCGAGCCCTCGGCTgacagcacatcccagcccccCCCAGGGGCCACCCCGCCACCACCATGGGCAAGAAAAGCAAACTGGGCAAGAGCCGGCGGGACAAGTTCTACCACCTGGCCAAGGAGACGGGTGAGGGCCGTGCccggggatgggaatggggatgggggggctgcagccccgggcACCCCCTGaacctccctcctgctgccccccaggCTTCCGCTCCCGCTCCTCCTtcaagctgctgcagctcaatCGGAAATTCCAGTTCCTGCAGAAAGCCCGGGCCCTGCTGGACCTGTGTGCGGCCCCTGGTGGCTGGTGAGTGGGACAGGACACAGATTTACTAAAAATATGGATGTTGATCTAGTGCTGATAGCCAACTGTGAGGGACAAAAACCGTACAACAGTTTAAAGTTAGAAAGTGGATGTTTATTGTGGGATAACTCCCAAATACACACTGTGATTTATTGTGAGATAGCTCCTAAATACACACTGTGAATTACAGGTGATCACAGAGTTCTTTTATCTATAAAGTATTGAgtacccaaaatacaaatgcacATTCATAACTTTGGTACATCTCATTCTGAGTATGGATATTGTTCTAGTGCCAATATCCAAAGACTCTCTAACAGTTTAGACTTAAAAAGTGGATGTTTATTGTGGGATAACTCCCAAATTGTGATTTACAGGTGATTGCAGAGTCCTTTTATCTATGCAGGTATTGAATACAACTACATATTTGTAACTCTGGTACATCTTATTCGCAGTAGGGATATTGATCTAGTACCAATATCGAAAGACTCTCTAACAGTTTAAAGTTAGAAAGTGCATGCTTATTGTGGGATGACTCCTAAATACACACTGTGATTTACAGTGATTACATAGTCCTTTTATTTATATAGGTATTGAATAtccaaaatacaaatgcatattCATAACTCTGGTAAATCCCATTCCCCACTTCCCATGGTAATTAGTTCAAAAGCCATTAAGCATGCACAGTTTGTTCCTTGAAATGGGTTGGTTGTCCCTttcatggggaggggtcccaaaatgaggaagtaAATTAAGTCTTCCTAGTTCTGacctttctgccttttcaatGCAGATGTGACAAATGAGCCCATTGGTAGAACTCCCGTTCCCCATCTTCAATTGGTTTCAGAACAGAGAGGCTGCAATTGGCTTGTGTTCCTACAAGCAATTGTATTATGTTCCTAGAAGCTATTTATCAGTTTCTGCATTCCTCGTTATAAGCCCAGCTAATGAAACATTGTATTGACAAGCAATCAATTATTAGTTAACTCCTAACTTTTTACTTCATCAAGGCCTgcccatttattttaattaactccAATAAAGCTTATTTCTAACTAATACCTCAGTTCCTCTAAGATCCCTAAATTCTTTTAAGTTTATGTCTCACCACCACAGTGCCACCAGCTGGtctggcagtgtccctgtgctccgTGCCCAACTATGGGATACTGTGCTAggctgagagctctgctgggggcacagtgccaggccgggagctctgctggggccctcagctctgctcccctctgttCTTGCCAGGCTCCAGGTGGCTTCCAAGTTCATGCCGGTGTCCAGCCTGATCATCGGTGAGTTTTGGGGACAGTCCCTGGCTGTGACAGACAGAGGGGATCCTggcaggagtggggctgggtggggaaaCCCCTTGGGATGATCTGGAGCCCCttctgaggggctctgctgTGTTTCCTCACCCAGGGGTGGATCTGGTGCCCATCAAGCCCATTCCCAACGTGGTGACCCTGCAGGAGGACATCACCACTGAGAAGTGCCGCCAGGTACTGCCCGGGGTCACCTGGggccctgcaggtccctgtggTGGCCGGAGGGTCACAGGGGGTGGGCTGGGGCCCTTCTGAGGGACAAACAGGTGTCTCTGTCCCACAGGCCCTGCGCAAGGAGCTGCAGACGTGGAAGGTGGACGTGGTGCTGAACGATGGAGCGCCCAACGTGGGAGCCAGCTGGGTGCACGATGCCTACTCCCAGggtgggcacacagggacagctgacTGCTGCTAGAGAGttctgggctgctgtggcttgggagggaccttaaagcccatccagtgccacccttaccatgggcagggacaccttcccctgtcacaggctgctccaatccccatccaacctggccttggggatggggcagccacagcttctctgggaaacccaTTCCAGCTTGTCTCTACCCTGCCAGGGAAGAGTCATTCCCTCCCTGTCtcactctcttttctctcctgctgcagccaacCTGACCCTCATGGCCCTGAAGCTGGCCTGTGAGTTCCTATGCAAGGGTGGCTGGTTCATCACCAAGGTGTTCCGCTCCCGGGATTACCAGCCCCTCATGTGGATCTTCCAGCAGTTCTTCCAGAAGGTCCAGGCCACCAAGCCCCAGGCCTCCCGCAACGAGTCTGCTGAGATCTTTGTGGTGTGCCAGGGTGAGCAGCCAgggggcctggaggggctgggatggggctggaagaACCTGCTGGTGGCTCTgatccctccatcccagcaggaatggctctgattcctccatcccagcaggggTGGCTCTGATTCCTCCATTCTGGATGGTTCTGATCCCTCCCTTCTGGATGACTCTGACCCTTCCATCTCAGCAGGAATGGCTCTGATCCCTCCATCCTAGAAGGAAtggctctgctggctgtggtTCCTCCATCCTAGGAGGAATGGTTCTGATGGTTTTGATGGCTTTAATTCCTCCTGGGACAGTGGAATGGCTGTGAGCCCTCTCTCCCCAGAGTAGTAGTTCTgatccctccatcccagcaggggtggctctgatttctccatcccagcaggaatggctCTGGTCCCTCCATTCTGGGTGACTCTGATCCCTCCATCCCATCAGGAGTGGCTCTGATCCCTCCATCCTAGAAGGAATGGATCTCCTGGCTGTGATTCCTCCATCCCAGGAGGAATGGTTTTGGTGGTTCTGATTCCTCCTGGGACAGTGGAATGGCTCTAAGTACTCTTTCctcagagaagcagctctgatcccTCCATCCCATCAGGAGTGACTCTGATCTCTCCATTCTGGATGGTTCTgatccctccatcccagcaggaaaggTTCTGATTCCTCCATCCTAGGAGGAATGGTTTTGATGGTTCTGATTCCTCCTGGGACAGTGGAATGGCTCTGAGCCCTCTCTCCCCAGAGAAGTAGCTCTgatccctccatcccagcaggagtGGCTCTGATCCCTTCATTCTGGGTGGCTCTGATCCCTCCATTCTGGCTGTTTCTGATCCCTCTATCCCAGAGCAACGTCTCTCATGGCtctcatccctccatcccaggtTATCAGGCTCCAGACAAAATTGACAGCAAGTTTTTTGACCCCAAATACGCCTTCAAGGACGTGGAGGTTGTCACCAAGTCTGTCAGTGAGCTGGTCAGCAAAAAGAAGCCCAAGGTATGAGCAAGGCCAGACACAGAGGGGACTGGGCCTAAAGAGGGTGTGAGAATTAAAATTACTCAGGAGAATGCAAGATTTTGCAACAGGAAGTGTTGGAAAACGCCAGTTTGGGGAAGGTCTGGAGCCCTGAAGTGGGGACTGTGAGGTTGGGGCTGGGTCAGTTAAACCCTGCAGTGATTGAGTACAGGGTTTGTGTCTCTCTGAGGTGGCTTTAGGACAGTAAATCTGTGTTAGGCGGTTTTAACGGAGTGTAAAGCTGGCACAAACCTGCCATTGTCAGCTCTTGTgtctgggctggggctggtgacTTCTTCTAGCTCAGGCTGAGTCTGGAAACAATTTCTGAAGTCCTCGAGAACAACCCACAGGCA contains:
- the PSMC5 gene encoding 26S proteasome regulatory subunit 8, which encodes MPAEKMALDGPEQMEMDDGKGGSGLRQYYLSKIEELQLIVNEKSQNLRRLQAQRNELNAKVRLLREELQLLQEQGSYVGEVVRAMDKKKVLVKVHPEGKFVVDVDKNIDINDVTPNCRVALRNDSYTLHKILPNKVDPLVSLMMVEKVPDSTYEMIGGLDKQIKEIKEVIELPVKHPELFEALGIAQPKGVLLYGPPGTGKTLLARAVAHHTDCTFIRVSGSELVQKFIGEGARMVRELFVMAREHAPSIIFMDEIDSIGSSRLEGGSGGDSEVQRTMLELLNQLDGFEATKNIKVIMATNRIDILDSALLRPGRIDRKIEFPPPNEEARLDILKIHSRKMNLTRGINLRKIAELMPGASGAEVKGVCTEAGMYALRERRVHVTQEDFEMAVAKVMQKDSEKNMSIKKLWK